The region CTCGGGCGCGACCTGCTTTGCGCTCTACGACGATCTTGCCGCGCGGGACGAAGCTTCGGAAAAGCTGGAAAAAGACCACCCCGGCTGGTGGCAAATGGCGGGGCGGTTGCGCTAGGATGGGCGACATGCAGACCGTGACCGAAACCGAAAGCTACCGCATCTGTGGCACGCCGCGCTTCGGGGGCATCCTCGTCGTTGCCGACCATGCCTCGAACCGCGTGCCCGAAGATATCGACCTTGGCATCGCGCCCGAGCTGATGGACGAGCACATCGCCATCGACATCGGCGTCGCAGCGATTGCCGAGCGCATGGCGCAGCGTGCCGGCACCGCCGCCTTCCTCGGTAACGTCAGCCGGCTGGTGTGCGACACCAACCGCACCGCCGATGACCCGGCCGCGATCCCCGAGGTCAGCGACGGCTACGCGATCCCGGGCAATTGCGGCATCGACCGCGCCGCGCGGCTGGCGCGCTTCCACGCCCCGTTCCACGACAAGCTCGAGGAGCTCCTCACCGCGAACCCGCCGCTGCTGGTGCTGATCCTGCACAGCTTCACTCCGCGCATGGCGACCCGCCCCGATGAGACGCGCCCGTGGCACTGCGGCGTCCTCTACGACGCCGATGCGCGCGGCGCGAAGCTCGCCACCCCGCTGTTCGAAGCGGACGGGCTCGTCGTCGGCGACCAGGAACCCTATTCGGGCAAGGTCTATAACGCCGCCATCGAACGCCATGTCGAGAGCGACGGTCGGCCCTACCTCTACCTCGAGATCCGCCAGGACCTCATCGCCGACGAGGCCGGGCAGGCCGAATGGGCGGAGCGCCTGACCCGCGTGTGCAACCAGGTCGCGATCGCGCTGGGAGAGTGAGGCGGGTGTCGCTCGCGGGCTTCGACAAGCTCAGCCCGAGCGGGGCAGGGGTCAGACAGCTCTTTAAGATCGCGGTGTCGGCCGCCTCATCAACAGGTTGCCGGATAAAACCAGCGCAACGCCTCTCTTGATGGCAGGTCTTCATCCCCGCTCAGGCTGAGCCTGTCGAAGCCGCTGCAGGCCAAGTCGCCGCCTAATCCACGTCGCCCGCGAAGGCGATGCGGTTGAGGCGCTGGCGGGTCATTTCGTACATCGTGTCGATGTCGATTGCCTCGCCTTCCTCGACGCGGCACGAGATCATCGTCAGCGGGAAGCACAGGATGCCGGTGCCCGGCCAGTGCAGCGCGGGCTGGCGGCCGTATTCGTCGTCGACGGTGACCCAGTCGAGCGAGAGGTCCTGTGCCAGCGCATCGCCGAGCGCGATGCCGAGCGACTGCAGCTTCCAGGTATCCTCGGGGCCGACCCAGTCCTGCGCGAGGTTGGCGCGCACCACGGCGAGTTTGCCGTCGATGCTCTCGTAGGAGGCATCGGGATTGCTCGCGAAGTGGCCCTTGATCCAGACTCGGGCCAGATCGAGCCACTCCTGCTCCTCGTCTTCGAGGGTAAGGCGTTCGAGGCTTGCCATACGCAGAAGACTATCAGGCATTTGCGCGAAGGCGAAGGGGGGCAAACCCCTGTTTCGCGGCAGAACTGACCTTTTTGCGCAAGAATCCTGTTTCATGGGGCGACGGCGGGAAATTTTCTCTTCGGTTGCGGGCGCGAGTGGAGTAGGGGCGGCGCGAAGGGATGCGCCATCCGCCTCCCGCACAAGACAAGTCCCGGAGTACACTGCAATGCCTGCCTATCGTTCCCGCACGTCCACTCACGGCCGCAACATGGCAGGCGCGCGTGGCCTGTGGCGCGCGACCGGCATGAAGGACGGGGACTTCGGCAAGCCGATCATCGCGGTCGTCAACTCGTTCACGCAGTTCGTGCCGGGTCACGTGCACCTGAAGGACCTCGGGCAGCTGGTCGCGCGCGAGATCGAGGCTGCGGGCGGTGTCGCCAAGGAATTCAACACCATCGCGGTCGATGACGGCATCGCCATGGGCCACGACGGCATGCTCTATTCGCTGCCCAGCCGCGACCTCATCGCTGACAGCGTCGAATACATGGTCAACGCGCACTGCGCCGATGCCATGGTCTGCATCTCCAACTGCGACAAGATCACGCCGGGCATGCTGATGGCCGCGATGCGCATCAACATCCCCGTCGTCTTCGTCTCGGGCGGTCCGATGGAAGCGGGCAAGGTCGTGCTCAAGGGCAAGGAAACCGCGCTCGACCTCGTCGATGCGATGGTCGCCGCCGCCGACGAGTCCTATTCCGACGAGGAAGTCGCCGCGATCGAGCGTTCGGCCTGCCCGACCTGCGGCTCGTGCTCGGGCATGTTCACCGCCAACTCGATGAACTGTCTGACCGAAGCGCTGGGCCTCTCGCTGCCGGGCAACGGCTCGACGCTCGCCACCCACGCCGACCGCGAGCGCCTGTTCAAGGAAGCGGGCCGCCTCGTCGTCGACCTGTGCCAGCGCTACTACGAGCAGGAGGACGAGACCGCCCTGCCGCGCACCATCGCCAGCTTCGAGGCGTTCGAGAACGCGATGAGCCTCGACATCGCGATGGGCGGATCGACCAACACCGTGCTGCACCTGCTGGCCGCCGCCGTGGAAGCGGGCGTCGACTTCACCATGGCCGACATCGACCGCCTCTCGCGCCATGTGCCCTGCCTCTCCAAGGTCGCGCCGGCCAAGTCCGACGTGCACATGGAGGACGTCCACCGCGCGGGCGGCATCATGGCGATCCTCGGCCAGCTCGACCGTGCCGGCCTGCTTCACTCCGATTGCCCGACCGTTCATGCAAGGACGCTGGGCGATGCGCTCAACCGCTGGGACATCAGCCGCACCAACGAGGCCAGCGTTCAGGACTTCTACAAGGCCGCGCCCGGCGGCGTGCCCACGCAGGTCGCCTTCAGCCAGGCCAACCGCTGGAAGGACCTCGACCTCGACCGCGAGAACGGCGTGATCCGTTCCAAGGAACATGCCTTCAGCCAGGACGGCGGCCTTGCGGTCCTTTTCGGCAACATCGCGCGCGACGGCTGCATCGTGAAGACGGCGGGCGTCGATGACAGCATTCTCAAGTTCACCGGCAAGGCGCGCGTCTATGAGAGCCAGGACGCGGCGGTCGCGGGCATTCTGGGCGGTCAGGTCGAGGCGAACGACGTCGTCGTGATCCGCTACGAAGGTCCGCGCGGCGGGCCGGGCATGCAGGAAATGCTCTATCCTACCAGCTACCTCAAGTCGAAGGGGCTGGGTAAGGCCTGCGCGCTGCTCACTGACGGGCGCTTCTCGGGCGGTACCTCGGGTCTCTCGATCGGCCATGCCTCGCCCGAGGCGGCCGAAGGCGGCGAGATCGGGCTCGTCGAGAACGGCGACACCATCGAGATCGACATCCCCGGCCGCACCATCAACCTGATGGTTTCGGACGAGGAACTGGCCGCACGCCGTGCAACGCAGGAAGCGCGCGGGAGCGAGGCATGGACCCCGGTCCATCCGCGCAAGCGCAAGGTCTCGGCCGCGCTTCAGGCCTATGCCGCGATGACCACCAGCGCCTCGAAGGGCGCGGTGCGCGACGTGACGCAGCTCAAGCGTTGAGCGAAGGGCTCGCCGCCAGCGCAGCGCTCGTCGCTCTCGTCGCGCTCGGCCTTGCGGGGTGTTCCTCGCAAGGGACGGGCGCGCCGACCCCGCAGGGCAGCGGCGACTACATTGCCTGCGCCGTGGGCGGTTCGGCCGAACTGGCCGATGCCTGTGCGGTCGAGCGCGTCGAGCAAGACGGCCAGCTCAGTCTGGTGGTGCATCATCCCGACGGAGGGTTCCGCCGCTTCGACGTGCGCCGCGACGGCACCGGCCTCGCGGTCGCCGACGGGGCGGACGAGGCCGAGACGCGCCTCGACGAGGGCAAGCTCTCGGTCACCGTCGGGCCCGACCGCTACGTTTTCCCGGTGACCATGCGCAAGAAGGGGGCCGCCGCCGCGCAGTGAGGCGGAAACGTCCCCTGTCTCACATGCGTTGCCGGTTGAACCAGCCCAGCAAAGGACGCGAGACCCAGCCGTGACGACCAGCCCAGCAGCGCAGACTTCCCCCGAGAGTGCCCCCGATGCCGCGCATCAGGTCCTCACCGTGCAGCAGATGCGCGAGGCCGAAGGCGCGCTGATCGAGGCGGGAACCTCGGTCGATGCGCTGATGCAGATCGCGGGGCGCGGCGCTGCCGCCTACGTCTGGCGCATGAGCGGCCAGCGCCCGGTCACCGTGCTGTGCGGGCCCGGCAACAATGGCGGCGACGGCTACGTCATCGCCCAGGCCATCCGCGAGCGCGGCGGCGAGGCCGTGGTGGTCGCCGCCATGCCGCCCGCGACCGATGCCGCACGCAATGCCCGCAAGCTCTTCGAAGGGCCGGTGCTGGGGCCCGAGGAAGCCGATTGCTCGGGCGAGGTCTTCGTCGACTGCCTCTTCGGCAGCGGTCTGACCCGCCCGCTCGACGCCGATGCCTTCGCACTGCTGGTGAAGCTGGCAGGTCGCCACCGTCACCGCGTCGCGATCGACCTGCCGAGCGGCGTCGGTTCGGACACCGGCATGGCGCTCAACGAGGGCCTGCCGCAATATGACCTGACGGTCGCGCTCGGCGCATGGAAATACGCGCACTTCCTGATGCCTTCGGCCCCGCTTTGTGGCACGCAGAGGCTGGTCGACATCGGTGTCGCCCCGGTCGCGGGGGCGGCCGGGCGGCTGCGGCGTCCCGACCTTGCCGCGCCGGGACCCGACGCGCACAAGTATACCCGCGGCCTGCTCGCGGTCGTCGGCGGGGCCATGCCGGGCGCGGCGATCCTTGCCAGCATGGCGGCACAAGGGGCAGGGGCGGGTTACGTCAAGCTCTTCGCCGACACCAAGCGCGGGGCGCCCGCCGATCTGGTGGTCGAGACCGGGCCGGTCTCCGAAGTGCTCACCGATCATCGCAATTCGGCGATCCTCGTCGGCCCCGGGCTTGGCCGCGACGGCGTGGCGCGCGAGCGGCTGGCCGTGGCGCTTGCCGATCCGGTGCCGGTGCTCGTCGATGCCGATGCGCTGGTCCTGCTCACCGGGCGTCACCTCGCCGAGCGCAGTGCGCCCACCGTTGCGACCCCGCACGAGGGCGAACTCGTCGCGCTCGAACGCGCTTTCGATTGCGACGGTTCGGGCAGCCGCCCGCAGCGCGCACTGGCGCTGGCACGCAAGAGCGGCATGATCGTCGTCGCCAAGGGTGCGGACACCGTCATTGCCGCGCCCGATGGTCGCCTGGCGCTGGTACCACGTGCCTCGTCCTGGCTCTCGACCGCGGGAACGGGCGACGTTCTTGCCGGTGCCATCGCCAGCAGGCTCGCCTGTGGAGCCGAGGCCTTCGCCGCGGCAGGCGAGGGGGCATGGCTCCACGGCGAGGCGGCAAGGCTTGCCCCGCCTGCCTTCAGTGCGCTTCAGCTTGCCGAGAGGATACCCGCTGCGCTAGCGGCGTGCCTGTGAGCGAACAATCTGAAGAAATCCTGCGAATCGCCTCCAAGGGCGACGGTGTCACCGCTTCCGGGCGCTTTGCCTGGGGCGCGGCGCCCGGCGACGTGCTGCTTGCCGACGGCACGCTCGAATGGGGGCCGCACCATGTCGAGCCCGCGTGCCGTCACTTCGGGCGTTGCGGGGGCTGCCAGCTCCAGCAGCTCGACGAGGAGACGCTGACCGAGTTTGTCGAGGCGCGCGTCGCCAATGCCTCGAGCGCGCAGGAACTGGGCGCCGAAGAAATCGCCGCGCCCTACCTTTCGCCGCCGGGTGCGCGCCGCCGCGCGTCCTTGCGCG is a window of Novosphingobium aureum DNA encoding:
- a CDS encoding N-formylglutamate amidohydrolase, which produces MQTVTETESYRICGTPRFGGILVVADHASNRVPEDIDLGIAPELMDEHIAIDIGVAAIAERMAQRAGTAAFLGNVSRLVCDTNRTADDPAAIPEVSDGYAIPGNCGIDRAARLARFHAPFHDKLEELLTANPPLLVLILHSFTPRMATRPDETRPWHCGVLYDADARGAKLATPLFEADGLVVGDQEPYSGKVYNAAIERHVESDGRPYLYLEIRQDLIADEAGQAEWAERLTRVCNQVAIALGE
- a CDS encoding DUF3806 domain-containing protein, with amino-acid sequence MASLERLTLEDEEQEWLDLARVWIKGHFASNPDASYESIDGKLAVVRANLAQDWVGPEDTWKLQSLGIALGDALAQDLSLDWVTVDDEYGRQPALHWPGTGILCFPLTMISCRVEEGEAIDIDTMYEMTRQRLNRIAFAGDVD
- the ilvD gene encoding dihydroxy-acid dehydratase — encoded protein: MPAYRSRTSTHGRNMAGARGLWRATGMKDGDFGKPIIAVVNSFTQFVPGHVHLKDLGQLVAREIEAAGGVAKEFNTIAVDDGIAMGHDGMLYSLPSRDLIADSVEYMVNAHCADAMVCISNCDKITPGMLMAAMRINIPVVFVSGGPMEAGKVVLKGKETALDLVDAMVAAADESYSDEEVAAIERSACPTCGSCSGMFTANSMNCLTEALGLSLPGNGSTLATHADRERLFKEAGRLVVDLCQRYYEQEDETALPRTIASFEAFENAMSLDIAMGGSTNTVLHLLAAAVEAGVDFTMADIDRLSRHVPCLSKVAPAKSDVHMEDVHRAGGIMAILGQLDRAGLLHSDCPTVHARTLGDALNRWDISRTNEASVQDFYKAAPGGVPTQVAFSQANRWKDLDLDRENGVIRSKEHAFSQDGGLAVLFGNIARDGCIVKTAGVDDSILKFTGKARVYESQDAAVAGILGGQVEANDVVVIRYEGPRGGPGMQEMLYPTSYLKSKGLGKACALLTDGRFSGGTSGLSIGHASPEAAEGGEIGLVENGDTIEIDIPGRTINLMVSDEELAARRATQEARGSEAWTPVHPRKRKVSAALQAYAAMTTSASKGAVRDVTQLKR
- a CDS encoding NAD(P)H-hydrate epimerase, translating into MTTSPAAQTSPESAPDAAHQVLTVQQMREAEGALIEAGTSVDALMQIAGRGAAAYVWRMSGQRPVTVLCGPGNNGGDGYVIAQAIRERGGEAVVVAAMPPATDAARNARKLFEGPVLGPEEADCSGEVFVDCLFGSGLTRPLDADAFALLVKLAGRHRHRVAIDLPSGVGSDTGMALNEGLPQYDLTVALGAWKYAHFLMPSAPLCGTQRLVDIGVAPVAGAAGRLRRPDLAAPGPDAHKYTRGLLAVVGGAMPGAAILASMAAQGAGAGYVKLFADTKRGAPADLVVETGPVSEVLTDHRNSAILVGPGLGRDGVARERLAVALADPVPVLVDADALVLLTGRHLAERSAPTVATPHEGELVALERAFDCDGSGSRPQRALALARKSGMIVVAKGADTVIAAPDGRLALVPRASSWLSTAGTGDVLAGAIASRLACGAEAFAAAGEGAWLHGEAARLAPPAFSALQLAERIPAALAACL